In Electrophorus electricus isolate fEleEle1 chromosome 18, fEleEle1.pri, whole genome shotgun sequence, one genomic interval encodes:
- the tmub1 gene encoding transmembrane and ubiquitin-like domain-containing protein 1 has translation MALIEGVGDEVTLLFGVVLFVLVLVLAWASTHTSESPEHFLPSGPGSAPSSETESQEAVPPGDVTVPSCGLGDNSKTEDDSGGGAEGGGADGGGDGDLSGDAVLRHRSGAGPSLTTQPPASSLSETQVSSSGDVPSDTARNMVLRLKFLNDTERVAQVNPDDTIGYIKSTYFAGQEHQVRLIYQGQLLQDDTQTLASLNLADNCVLHCHISQHAARGGSPGTHAADQVHVALNVGSLMVPLFVLMLSVLWYFQFQYRQFFTAPATASLVGITIFFSFVAFGVYRR, from the exons ATGGCTCTGATAGAGGGTGTGGGTGATGAGGTCACTCTGCTCTTTGGGGTGGTGCTGTTCGtgctggttctggttctggccTGGGCCTCCACTCACACCTCCGAGTCCCCTGAGCACTTCCTCCCATCAGGCCCGGGCTCCGCCCCTTCCTCAGAGACTGAGAGCCAAGAGGCCGTCCCACCTGGTGACGTCACGGTGCCGTCTTGTGGCTTGGGAGACAACAGCAAGACTGAGGATGACTCGGGAGGTGGAGCCGAGGGCGGCGGCGCAGACGGAGGCGGGGATGGGGACCTGTCGGGGGATGCCGTTCTAAGACACAGGAGCGGGGCCGGTCCGTCTCTCACCACGCAGCCTCCTGCCAGCTCCTTAAGTGAAACTCAGGTGTCCTCTTCCGGCGACGTTCCCAGTGACACAGCGAGAAACATGGTGTTGAGGCTGAAGTTCCTCAATGACACGGAGCGAGTAGCGCAGGTCAACCCCGATGACACCATCGGTTATATTAAAAG tacATACTTTGCTGGGCAGGAGCACCAGGTGCGGCTGATCTATCAGGGCCAGCTGCTCCAGGATGACACCCAGACACTGGCCTCCCTCAACCTGGCTGACAACTGTGTCCTGCACTGCCACATCTCCCAGCACGCAGCGCGGGGCGGCTCCCCTGGCACCCACGCTGCCGACCAGGTGCACGTGGCCCTGAACGTGGGCAGCCTGATGGTGCCTCTGTTCGTGCTCATGCTCTCCGTGCTCTGGTACTTCCAGTTCCAGTACCGCCAGTTCTTCACTGCCCCTGCCACAGCTTCCCTCGTGGGCATCACCATTTTCTTCAGCTTTGTTGCGTTCGGGGTGTACCGGCGCTGA
- the fastk gene encoding fas-activated serine/threonine kinase, translating to MQGLPSRLLVTCGRFYLPPYPSCLPAPGALVSMYAARFCGGGGSKPRRRVGLMGGGPVLEDCPLTAHPSHVTPPQSYPPPYQGRLEAHRPRYQPPQRYHALPQHHAHLPPPHYQAHLHHSKKKTWNFIHEKMSYDTFFTMKRLIDRSRSVDEVLRWVTQNPAKVSHNHYPIALQKIGQLLVLQQGGGPGSGGGVMGSGAGPGDGVLSSPHAGGPGDGVSRSMLEHQDFQTLCDAIVNDCSKFDNFSIVNCLYAAATLGLPSDSRIVQVLEAESQGRLAQFNQKDISMVFSSCMKLRPSSQQHPLIESCLAALEKNIERERHPQTLFLLLSYYRARWRTLQAADGSLAEQLVVSRKILRLTKHTLASVSCVRDHEMALLDEMLAVCAREASNKSLELIFSSHLFYQNRQEKFVSSLAEELPKKVDSITPYTMALIAKYIARHRLRSTRLLDTIADFLVKKGEYLDSKVIQKLVFPFSRMSYRPANDAQFFSKLEMVLELKALSSPLATVNILMSLFQLGHFPSLVLHRVFSPSFISNVTNSPYALIVRRYLSLLDAAVELEHREYAGPRLQDVHKVLMFDHALTADEVNRKYSYKGLVAEALRQLVGEHGYKQDEVLAPGYYTDFLLWLDRTGRVLPIRAGAPVVPLRVDSPPCTVTNPKSPEGSSSVTALTSDFQTFSPFSPSLKETASKQAGDDTPFLPTHVRQPAPAAQRLGANGTVPLDYNVYYTTSDYYAPLAKEHSLESQDSSTLSSPSDCLVQGGPAVAGTATPHDSLFQFSIGKILEDEGGVSMAAGGDPGPVCEIVPFYEGVTYEGDGGTVSTPVPQMHPAEPPDMDRTSGEHVKRVIMSVNDKWHYCHNSDVLVGSRTMRDRHLQLLGYVILQLPYLELEKLNGIEEVKQYLHKKLLEVPL from the exons ATGCAGGGACTTCCCTCTCGTCTCCTCGTAACCTGCGGGAGATTTTACTTGCCTCCCTATCCTTCCTGCCTGCCGGCTCCAGGAGCTCTTGTGAGTATGTACGCCGCACGCTtttgtggaggtggagggagcaAGCCACGTCGTCGTGTGGGTCTGATGGGGGGGGGACCTGTGCTGGAGGACTGCCCCCTCACTGCTCACCCCTCCCACGTCACGCCGCCCCAGAGTTACCCCCCGCCCTACCAGGGCCGTTTGGAAGCCCACCGGCCCCGCTACCAGCCCCCCCAGCGCTACCACGCTCTCCCACAGCACCATGCCCACCTGCCCCCCCCGCACTATCAGGCCCATTTGCACCACAGCAAGAAGAAGACGTGGAACTTCATCCACGAGAAGATGAGCTACGACACCTTCTTCACGATGAAACGCCTGATCGATCGCTCGCGCAGCGTGGACGAGGTGCTGCGCTGGGTCACCCAGAATCCGGCCAAGGTGTCACACAACCACTACCCCATCGCCCTGCAGAAGATCGGCCAGCTGCTGGTGCTCCAGCAGGGCGGAGGACCTGGGAGCGGGGGAGGGGTCATGGGGAGCGGAGCAGGCCCCGGGGACGGCGTGCTGTCCTCGCCCCATGCGGGCGGGCCGGGCGACGGTGTCTCTCGCTCCATGTTGGAGCACCAGGACTTCCAGACACTCTGTGACGCAATCGTTAACGACTGCTCCAAGTTCGACAACTTCAGCATTGTGAACTGTCTGTATGCTGCAGCCACGCTCG GACTGCCCAGTGACTCTCGCATAGTGCAGGTGCTGGAGGCAGAGTCCCAGGGCCGCCTGGCGCAGTTCAACCAGAAGGACATCTCCATGGTCTTCAGCAGCTGTATGAAGCTTCGCCCATCCAGCCAGCAGCACCCGCTCATCGAGTCCTGCCTGGCAGCACTGGAGAAGAACATTGAGCGAGAGCGCCACCCACAGACgctcttcctcctgctgtcaTACTACCGCGCGCGGTGGCGGACTCTGCAGGCGGCCGACGGCTCCCTGGCCGAGCAGCTGGTGGTCAGCCGCAAGATCCTGCGTCTGACCAAGCACACGCTAGCCAGCGTGAGCTGCGTGCGTGACCACGAGATGGCGCTGCTTGATGAGATGCTGGCCGTGTGCGCGCGAGAGGCCAGCAACAAAAGTCTGGAGCTCATCTTCAGCTCACACCTCTTCTACCAGAATCGGCAGGAGAAGTTTGTCAGCAGCCTGGCTG AGGAGCTGCCTAAGAAGGTTGACAGCATCACTCCTTACACCATGGCCCTTATCGCCAAGTACATCGCACGCCATCGTCTGCGCTCCACACGCCTGCTCGACACCATCGCAGACTTCCTCGTCAAGAAGGGCGAGTACCTAGACAGCAAG GTCATCCAGAAGCTCGTGTTCCCCTTCAGCCGTATGAGCTACAGGCCTGCGAACGATGCCCAGTTCTTCTCCAAGCTGGAGATGGTGTTGGAGCTGAAGGCGCTAAGCTCGCCGTTGGCCACTGTCAACATCCTCATGTCCCTTTTCCAGCTGGGTCACTTCCCAAGTCTGGTGCTCCACCgtgtcttctctccctccttcatcAGCAACGTCACCA ACAGCCCGTATGCGTTGATCGTGCGTCGTTACCTGTCCCTGCTGGACGCAGCTGTGGAACTGGAGCACCGGGAGTATGCAGGACCCCGCCTGCAGGATGTCCACAAAGTGCTCATGTTCGACCATGCCCTCACCGCCGATGAGGTGAACCGCAAGTACAG TTACAAAGGACTGGTGGCAGAGGCCTTGCGGCAGCTGGTTGGAGAACACGGATACAAGCAGGATGAAGTTCTGGCTCCAGGATATTACACag ATTTCCTGCTGTGGCTCGACCGTACAGGCCGCGTCCTCCCCATCCGTGCGGGAGCTCCGGTGGTCCCGTTGAGGGTGGACTCCCCTCCGTGCACCGTCACAAACCCCAAATCCCCCGAGGGCTCCAGCTCGGTCACGGCCCTCACCTCCGACTTCCAGACGttctcccccttctctccatctttgaAAGAGACGGCCAGCAAGCAGGCTGGAGACGACACGCCCTTCCTGCCCACGCACGTGCGCCAGCCGGCACCGGCCGCACAGAGGCTGGGTGCCAACGGGACGGTGCCGCTGGACTACAACGTCTACTACACCACCTCAGATTACTACGCACCACTGGCCAAGGAGCACTCCCTGGAGAGCCAGGACAGCTCCACGCTCAGCAGCCCCTCAGACTGCCTGGTGCAGGGGGGGCCGGCTGTGGCCGGGACCGCCACGCCCCACGACTCCCTCTTCCAGTTCTCCATCGGAAAGATCCTGGAGGACGAGGGGGGGGTGTCCATGGCAGCGGGGGGTGACCCAGGGCCAGTCTGTGAGATCGTGCCCTTCTACGAGGGGGTGACCTATGAGGGGGATGGCGGCACGGTGAGCACCCCTGTGCCCCAGATGCACCCTGCCGAGCCGCCGGACATGGACAGGACAAGCGGGGAGCACGTGAAGAG GGTGATCATGTCAGTGAATGACAAGTGGCATTACTGCCACAACTCTGACGTGCTGGTGGGCTCTAGGACCATGAGGGATCGgcacctgcagctgctgggctACGTCATCCTGCAG ttGCCCTACCTGGAGTTGGAGAAATTGAATGGAATCGAAGAAGTGAAGCAGTACCTCCACAAAAAGCTGCTGGAAGTTCCGTTATGA
- the LOC113579107 gene encoding cystatin-like protein yields MNGAGLFLFLSAVVLLSSAHKWDNYDSFNKHLKTHIDKAIVEANMKFSAHRRHINFHRLVGRLSVTSQNYFVNVMLLPTICAKNETELRQRKDCPFQAKPTMVINCVVCSRRGGTELVNCVKHLDVKKSKEIRAECSDDHNTGGASILSLKTSHNEQPFGCIGCV; encoded by the exons ATGAACGGTGCaggtctttttttgtttctctctgcagtGGTTCTGCTCAGTTCTGCTCACAAATGGGACAATTACGACAGTTTTAACAAGCACCTGAAGACGCACATCGACAAGGCCATAGTCGAAGCAAATATGAAATTCAGTGCTCACAGGCGACACATTAATTTTCACCGCCTTGTTGGTCGTCTATCG GTCACATCTCAGAACTACTTTGTCAATGTGATGTTACTCCCCACCATATGTGCTAAAAATGAGACTGAACTAAGACAGCGCAAAGACTGTccatttcaagccaagccgacG ATGGTGATtaactgtgttgtgtgtagtcgACGTGGTGGTACGGAACTTGTTAACTGTGTAAAGCATTTGGACGTGAAAAAG tCAAAGGAGATTCGAGCTGAGTGCTCAGATGACCACAACACTGGGGGAGCATCCATCCTGTCCCTGAAAACTAGCCATAATGAGCAGCCATTTGGATGTATTGGCTGTGTCTGA